The Candidatus Koribacter versatilis Ellin345 genome has a segment encoding these proteins:
- a CDS encoding transposase, with protein sequence MARLPRVVAVGVPHHVTQRGNARQFLLTTDAERTIYLALLRQSAELRGLAVLGYCLMSNHVHLVVIPHHADSLALALKQAHGRYAAFWNASHQSSGHVWQGRFFSCPLDREHLWRALRYTELNPVRAGLVLSAETWSWSSAGAHCGSTLRPGWLEMETWDSWWTPSAWREYLSAGETEGERIEIRRRTYSGRPLGEPAFVEQLEQAIHRQLTPRKRGRPAKEVPADHEESLISPE encoded by the coding sequence ATGGCCCGCTTGCCTCGTGTCGTTGCCGTCGGCGTCCCGCACCATGTAACCCAGCGCGGCAACGCCCGACAGTTCCTCCTCACAACCGACGCAGAACGCACCATCTACCTCGCGCTGCTGCGGCAATCGGCAGAACTCCGAGGCCTCGCGGTCCTCGGTTACTGCCTGATGTCGAACCACGTTCACCTCGTCGTCATTCCTCACCATGCCGACTCGCTCGCCCTCGCGCTCAAGCAAGCCCACGGACGCTACGCCGCATTCTGGAACGCCAGTCACCAGTCCAGCGGACACGTCTGGCAGGGCCGCTTCTTCTCTTGTCCCCTCGATCGCGAACACCTCTGGCGTGCCCTCCGCTACACCGAACTCAACCCCGTCCGCGCCGGATTGGTATTAAGCGCCGAAACATGGTCTTGGTCGAGTGCGGGAGCCCATTGTGGTTCCACCCTTCGGCCAGGTTGGCTCGAAATGGAGACTTGGGACTCGTGGTGGACGCCGTCCGCGTGGCGCGAGTATCTGAGCGCGGGTGAAACCGAAGGCGAGCGCATCGAGATCCGCCGCCGCACCTACAGCGGCCGACCGCTCGGAGAACCGGCCTTCGTCGAACAACTAGAGCAGGCGATCCACCGTCAACTCACCCCACGCAAGCGCGGACGCCCGGCGAAAGAAGTTCCAGCGGATCATGAAGAATCCTTGATCTCCCCCGAATAA
- a CDS encoding RHS repeat-associated core domain-containing protein — MARYYESAMGRFMTPDWAATPVPIPYAKPALPQSLNLYGYVANNPITGIDPDGHQDPKSAPAGDKPVQTTKECDAATGASCTTEEEDTYDTQRSGNQITLYVKHVTTTTDANGKVISTNETITNAIYNVQKDGTIGFSRALQGEPGDQHSVTQNDAEKALGGASRVYDQIADKIRTDGLLRYVGTVVAAIPSAAHFVHEVAEKSFLKAAGTTIEHFSIEHVIDEGALVEK, encoded by the coding sequence TTGGCGCGGTATTACGAGTCGGCGATGGGAAGGTTCATGACGCCGGATTGGGCAGCCACACCGGTGCCGATTCCATACGCGAAACCGGCGCTACCCCAATCGCTGAACCTATACGGCTACGTCGCGAACAATCCAATAACCGGAATCGATCCGGATGGGCATCAGGATCCCAAGTCGGCGCCAGCAGGAGACAAACCAGTTCAGACTACGAAGGAATGTGATGCTGCGACCGGTGCTTCATGCACCACCGAAGAAGAGGACACGTACGACACACAGCGAAGCGGAAATCAGATCACGCTCTATGTTAAACACGTCACCACGACAACGGATGCGAATGGTAAAGTGATCTCAACGAACGAGACGATCACGAATGCGATTTACAATGTGCAAAAGGATGGCACGATTGGTTTTTCCCGAGCACTGCAGGGCGAACCAGGGGACCAGCATTCGGTTACCCAGAACGATGCCGAGAAGGCGCTCGGTGGAGCTTCGCGCGTGTACGATCAAATCGCGGACAAAATCCGAACCGATGGATTACTGCGATATGTCGGAACAGTTGTTGCTGCAATTCCCTCTGCGGCCCATTTTGTTCATGAGGTTGCCGAGAAAAGTTTTCTTAAGGCGGCCGGGACCACCATAGAGCACTTCTCCATTGAGCATGTAATTGATGAAGGCGCTCTCGTTGAAAAATAG